In Halorussus limi, a genomic segment contains:
- a CDS encoding DUF7096 domain-containing protein, whose protein sequence is MSPYRAVLLALFVVGGALSAAPVGATVHDGGEATPEIAAPTGDRVGLADARPIPAVSDASTANNSTDNSSLGTDISSFMQSSAAEVDGAVETGMWSAAFNSTENRSVRVELVEKRTAELRKRLAQLRERRRELVAQREAGNLSETAYKAKVSRLLGEINSLQSAIDTTTKRAAEANANVEALGGLRTQAKNLTGPEIAAVAQNVTGVGDGRRGPPNGVGASAGNGNGVGAGNGSAAANGTTPGNGNPGNGNGAAGDGNGVGNGIADAGNETGADNGTGVGNGNGLGSGTGNGTGAGNGNGTAVGNATTNGTRGPPSDASGAAITRGSQGDPATASSGIVGRVSTAFVPGVGAFGAV, encoded by the coding sequence ATGAGCCCCTACCGAGCCGTCCTGCTGGCGCTGTTCGTCGTCGGAGGCGCGCTGTCGGCCGCTCCCGTCGGTGCGACGGTCCACGACGGCGGAGAGGCGACCCCCGAAATCGCCGCTCCGACCGGCGACAGAGTCGGACTCGCAGACGCGCGACCGATACCCGCCGTGAGTGACGCGTCAACCGCGAACAACAGCACCGACAACTCGTCGCTGGGTACGGACATCTCGTCGTTCATGCAGTCGAGCGCCGCCGAAGTCGACGGTGCGGTCGAGACCGGCATGTGGTCCGCGGCGTTCAACAGCACCGAAAACAGGTCGGTCCGCGTCGAACTGGTCGAGAAGCGGACCGCCGAACTCCGTAAGCGACTGGCTCAACTCCGCGAGCGCCGGCGAGAACTCGTCGCTCAGCGCGAGGCGGGCAACCTCAGCGAGACCGCGTACAAGGCGAAGGTGAGCCGCCTGCTCGGGGAGATTAACTCGCTGCAGTCCGCCATCGACACGACGACGAAGCGCGCGGCGGAAGCGAACGCGAACGTCGAGGCGCTCGGCGGCCTCCGAACGCAAGCGAAGAACCTGACCGGACCCGAAATCGCGGCGGTCGCGCAGAACGTGACCGGCGTCGGCGACGGACGGCGAGGACCGCCGAACGGCGTCGGAGCGAGCGCCGGTAACGGAAACGGCGTCGGAGCGGGCAACGGAAGCGCCGCGGCCAACGGTACGACGCCGGGCAACGGCAACCCGGGAAATGGGAACGGCGCGGCCGGTGACGGAAACGGCGTCGGTAACGGCATCGCAGACGCCGGCAACGAAACCGGCGCCGACAACGGGACCGGTGTGGGCAACGGAAACGGTCTCGGATCGGGCACCGGGAACGGCACCGGAGCGGGCAACGGAAACGGCACGGCCGTCGGCAACGCCACGACGAACGGCACCCGCGGCCCGCCGAGCGACGCCAGCGGTGCGGCGATAACTCGGGGGTCACAGGGCGACCCGGCCACCGCCTCCAGCGGCATCGTCGGACGAGTCTCCACCGCGTTCGTCCCGGGAGTCGGGGCCTTCGGAGCGGTCTGA
- a CDS encoding DUF1405 domain-containing protein, whose amino-acid sequence MRSFERVARRFLEDGPNLAWLLAVNVLAMLVGVRFYVETMPEVPTYLWPFYADSPAALFLVTLSLATLLPNLGRRAADAPRNRALAYLHTLAFAWLVKYGLWTFVSLNLGFSAYFGPPWNSDAFWAYWFIIATHLGFVAEAALLPYYGATTRGALATALAALLANDALDYLLGLHPPLRYDPDLLLPAATVALSILAVAAAARAFDRLSESSRPT is encoded by the coding sequence ATGAGAAGTTTCGAGCGTGTCGCGCGGCGATTTCTCGAAGACGGCCCGAACCTCGCGTGGCTTCTCGCGGTCAACGTGTTGGCGATGCTCGTCGGCGTGCGCTTCTACGTCGAGACGATGCCCGAGGTGCCGACCTACCTCTGGCCGTTCTACGCCGACTCGCCCGCCGCGCTGTTCCTCGTCACGCTCTCGCTGGCCACGCTCCTGCCGAATCTGGGCCGGCGCGCCGCCGACGCTCCCCGGAACCGCGCGCTCGCGTACCTCCACACGCTGGCGTTCGCGTGGTTGGTCAAGTACGGTCTCTGGACGTTCGTCTCGCTGAACCTCGGTTTCTCGGCGTACTTCGGGCCGCCGTGGAACAGCGACGCCTTCTGGGCCTACTGGTTCATCATCGCGACCCACCTCGGATTCGTGGCCGAGGCCGCCCTGTTGCCCTACTACGGCGCGACGACGCGGGGCGCGCTGGCGACCGCGCTCGCGGCCCTGCTGGCGAACGACGCCCTCGACTACCTGCTCGGTCTCCACCCGCCGCTCCGATACGACCCTGACCTGCTGTTGCCCGCGGCGACCGTCGCGCTCTCGATACTGGCGGTCGCGGCGGCGGCCCGCGCGTTCGACCGTCTATCGGAGAGTTCCCGTCCTACGTAG
- a CDS encoding DUF5802 family protein, with protein MFAEFSSGYYLGRLYVEPFEGDRAAIRRDQHEQINEQLYASGEGIERLDSPLVMKVDNQHVAVSGEDGVPEGTLALPEDLLDDTDIRNPPTLKEVLLAKAERADQLLRYQAELPNVGT; from the coding sequence ATGTTCGCAGAGTTCTCCAGCGGCTACTACCTCGGGCGGCTCTACGTCGAACCGTTCGAGGGCGACCGCGCGGCCATCCGCCGCGACCAGCACGAACAGATAAACGAGCAACTGTACGCCTCCGGCGAGGGCATCGAGCGCCTCGACAGTCCGCTCGTGATGAAAGTCGACAATCAGCACGTCGCCGTCTCCGGAGAGGACGGGGTCCCGGAGGGAACGCTGGCGCTCCCCGAGGACCTCCTCGACGACACCGACATCCGGAATCCGCCGACGCTCAAAGAGGTGTTGCTGGCGAAGGCCGAGCGCGCCGACCAACTGCTCCGGTATCAGGCGGAGCTTCCCAACGTGGGAACGTGA